The DNA sequence AAAAACACCAAAATAACGGTCTTGTTCTGCCCCAATGCTTGATTGGCATAAGGTGCCTTCTTTAAGGCTAGTGCTTCCGCCACCAAACTGGCTGGATCATCAATGTCGTAGACGGAGGTAAATTGCTTCATCGCTATTGCTTTTCGGAGAAAGTTCCAAAAATGCAGCTTTTACGTGAAAAACAGGGATTACAAGTAGGCAGATTTTATCGGGAGTTCCACTCGCTAAGGCTCGGGATGGTGCTCTCCCGATGCTCGGGATCGCGGTAGTGTTCTCCGCCTGCGGCGGTTCACGGGGGTGCTCATCCCGAAGCCTCGGGATTCGCGGGGGGGGGTCGCTAGCGCTCACGAGGTGGGGCTGCATCGGCTTTGCCGGTATTGGGAAGCCTCTGCCGCCCTTCGGACTAGGATTTTCACATAAGCTTACATTGTCCAGCGCTTTTTTTGCATCATCATCTACTAGGCCCTAGTCCTGAAAGGATGATATACGCTGGGATGGGACGTAAGTCCTATCGCCCTATCACACACAAAGGGTTTTCAAGGTCGGAAGTGAGAATTCGGAAGTCGGAAGTAATGAGATACGCGTAGCTCTTCGGGCGTATAAGGCTCTGCACACCCCCGCCAGTAGGGGAACAAGATATTGCGTTGATTAGAGGCCTAATTCCCTGGATAGTTCACGGCTAAAGCAAAGATAGTTTGAGTCTAAATATTCCAACTAGAACACAAAGAAAAGTAGTATTCCCTATCAACTGGGGCACCTAAGCCCGCTCGTCCCGAGACTTAGGGGCGAGCACAACCACGATCCCGAGCATCGGGAGAGTACCCCCGCGAATCCCGAGGCTTCGGGATGAGCCCCCCCGTGAGCGCCAGCGAACAATCCCGCGAGTGCAACGAGCACTACGAGCACAAAAAAGGCCATCCCGCCGAAGCAGAATGACCTTTTACCTTTACTTTAAACATATATCACTAAGCACTTTCCAGGGCTGCCGCACCACCGACAATCTCGAGGATTTCGTTGGTGATTGCCTCTTGACGTGCTTTGTTGTAGGATATTTTCAGATCACGCAGTAAATCGTTGGCGTTCTCTGTTGCAGAATCCATGGCAGTCATCCGGGCCCCATGCTCAGAAGCTTGGGTATCCAGGTTGAACTTGTGGAACTGCGTTTGTAGAATACTTGGCACCAAGTGGCTCAGTAAGCCCTCTTTGCTTGGCTCGAAGATATAGTCTGCGCGAAGATTGGTATCACCTTCCTCCATTTCCACCTTCGGTACTGGCAGAAAAGGAACATGAACCGTATTTTGGATAGCTGCATTGCGGAATTCACCGTAAGCAACCTCTACCGCGTCAAAACGTCCATCTTTAAAATTGTCCATCAGGTAAGTAGCTACCTTCTTGGTATTGTCAAAACTCAGGTCATCAAACAGGTTGACGTAATCGGAAATGATGTTGACTGAGTCAGCGTAACGCTTCTTGAAATACTCATTGCCTTTCTTACCAATAAACAGCATCGTGAGGTTGCCACGTGCGTGAACATCAGCAAACTTACCGTTCATGGCGGCCAGTGCTGCTTTGATCACGTTGGTGTTAAACGCTCCACAAAGACCACGATTGGAAGTGACGACGACAATACAGGCACGTTCTACTGGACGTTCCTGGCCAAAAACAGTACCGGCATCTCCTTCCAGGTTAGAAAGGATATTGCGCAGCATACTGTCCAGCTTGTTGGCGTAAGGGCGCATCTGAGTGATCGCATCCTGTGCACGCCGCAGCTTGGCTGCCGAAACCATCTTCATGGCTTTGGTGATCTGCTGAGTATTTTGGACCGAAGCAATCCGGTCACGGACTTCTTTTAAATTAGCCATCGGGGGCAAACTTTATTAAGTATTCACAATTCGAAACAGTATGCTAGTGCCCTACTGCTTACTTCTTGTACTGAGCCGTTAGCTCCTTTGCCAAAGCTTCCAGCTTCGCAAGGTCTTCATCCTGGTATTTACCAGCACGGAAGTTGTCCAGTACTCCTTGTTCGCGGCGTTCCATTTCAGAGAGGAAGAACTCTTCGAATTCTTTCACTTTCTCAACAGGAACATCACGCAACATACCTTTGGTACCCAAGTAAATGATAGCTACCTGCTTTTCTACCGCTACCGGAGAATACTGAGGCTGCTTCAGGATTTCCACGTTACGCTTACCTTTTTCGATCACCGAAAGGGTAGCCGCATCGAGGTCAGAACCGAACTTGGCAAATGCTTCCAATTCGCGGTACTGTGCCTGATCCAGTTTCAAGGTACCAGATACTTTCTTCATTGACTTGATCTGCGCAGAACCACCTACCCGGCTTACAGAGATACCTACGTTGATCGCCGGACGAATACCTGCGTTGAACAGGTTGGATTCGAGGAAGATCTGACCGTCGGTAATCGAAATTACGTTGGTAGGGATATAGGCAGAAACGTCACCAGCCTGGGTTTCAATGATCGGCAATGCCGTCAAAGAACCACCACCTTTAACGATACCTGCTTCTTTCAAGCTATCCGGAAGGTCATTCATATTCTGAGCCAAGCCATCATCAGCGATTACCTTAGCGGCACGCTCCAACAGACGACTGTGCAGGTAGAATACATCACCAGGATAGGCCTCACGACCTGGAGGACGACGCAGCAGCAGCGATACCTCACGGTAAGCTACGGCCTGCTTAGACAAATCATCATAGATGATCAGTGCTGGGCGGCCAGTATCCCGGAAGAACTCACCGATAGATGCACCTGCAAATGGTGCGTAGAACTGCAAAGGAGCAGGATCAGCGGCAGAGGAAGACACGATCACCGAGTAAGGCATAGCACCGTTCTCTTCGAGTACACGTGCTACTTGTGCTACGGTTGAGGCCTTCTGTCCACAAGCTACGTAGATACAGTAAACAGGCTCACCGCGATCGTAAAATTCTTTCTGGTTCAGGATGGTGTCAATAGCGATCGCTGTCTTACCCGTTTGGCGGTCACCAATGATCAATTCCCGCTGGCCACGACCGATAGGAATCATCGCATCGATAGCTTTGATACCCGTCTGTAGGGGTTCGTTTACTGGCTGGCGGTAGATTACACCAGGAGCTTTACGCTCCAAAGGCATCTCGTAAGTAGTGCCAGTGATTTCTCCCTTACCGTCGATAGGCTCACCCAATGGGTTCACTACGCGGCCAAGGTATCCCTCCCCTACGTTAATAGATGCAATACGGCCAGTACGATGAACCCGTGAGCCTTCACGAAGACCATCACTAGGCCCCATCATAACCACACCAACATTGTCTTCTTCCAGGTTCAGTACGATGGCCTGAACGCCAGTTTCAAATTCAACGAGCTCACCCGCACGGGCGTTCAACAAACCGTAAACGCGGGCGATACCGTCACCCACCTCTAATACGGTGCCATATTCCTCTAGCTGCGTAGCACTGTCAAAACCAGACAGTTGCTGCTTAAGGATTGCGGAGATTTCATCAGGTTTTACGTCAACCATGATTTATAATTATTTTTAAGAATAATAATTTAGTTCTTAGTACTGCTTAGCTAAGCAGGCTGCGCTTCACTTCTTCCAGTTTCTGCGCGACACTGGCGTCGTAGATTTTGTCATCCAACTCCAGGATAAATCCACCGATCAGTTCAGGGTTTACCGCTGTTTCGATCTCTACCGATTGGGCCGTTGCATCACTTACTGTAAGTTTTGCCTTCAACGCTTCCATAGCAGCAGCCGTCATGGGCTTTGCCGTAGTCACTTTTACAGTAGAAATGTGCTTGATCTTTTTGTACTGAGTAATAAACTCTTCCGCTACTTCTGGCAGGTAAGGCTCACGGCCTTTATTTACCAGAATGCGCAGAAAAGCCATCGTCATCTCATCGTACTTATCCTTGAACAAGGCATCGAGGATGGAAAGCTTCTTGCGAGCATTAACGATAGGGCTCTTTAACAGCAGGTAGAAGTCCCGGTTTTTGCTGGCAGCCTGAAAAGACTTCACGTCTTCCAGTACCCGGTCGAGCTTGTTTTGCTCCCGAGCCAAGTCCAACAAGGATTTAGCGTAGCGTCCTGCGATTCTTTGTACTGACATGCGCCTGTGTTATTATATTACACGCCTTTTAGAGCGTCTAGATCTTGATACGCCTATGCATGGCTTTTCGATCTGATACGCCAAAACATGGCGTATTTACTTCAATTAATTGAGCTTGATATCGTCTACCAAAGTATTGACAAACTGCTCCTGCTCTTTGTCGCCGGCCAGTTGCTTGCGCAATACTTTTTCTGCGATACCAATCGCCATAGCACCAACTTCTTTCTTAAGCTCGGCCATCGCTACCTTACGCTGGTTCTCGATTTCCTGCTGGGCATTGGTCACGATCTTCTTCGCTTCTTCGCGCGCCTGATCTTTGGCCTCTTTGACGATCTGATCCTTCGTTTCTTTGGCTTCTTTCAACATCCGAGCACGCTCTTCGCGAGCTTCCGTCAGGAGCTTTTGGTTTTCCGCCTGCACGTTCGACATCTCTTCGCGCGCCTTCTTAGCTTCATCCAATGCTTCTTGGATATCGTTGTCACGCTTTTTCAAAGCGTTCTGAATTGGCTTGAAAGCCATCCGACCTAGTACCGTCCACAGTACAATAAAGATGATAGACGTCCAGAAGATCAAACCTGGATCTGGTTTGATAACAGAAAAATCAGCTAACAGAAAAATATTCATTGTCTATATATTTTGATTTTGCTTGACGCAAAAAGAAAATGGCAATTCTTTTTAAAGATCAACCGTGGCCGCAGCCAACCGCTACGGCCACTGGTTGGTTCTTTGATCGTTTGCTAAAATTAGCCAGCCAAAAGGCCTACTACGATAGCAAACAGTGCAGCACCTTCTACGAGGGCCGCAGTAACGATCATGTTGTTACGAATATCACCAACAGCTTCTGGCTGACGTGCGATAGCATCCATTGCGTGGCTACCAATCAAACCTACGCCGATTCCGGCTCCTAATGCGGCAATACCTGCTCCAATTGCACCCATGATAAAGGGAATTTTGTGATTAAAAAAAGTATCTTAAAAACGCGACGCGTCGCGTCTGATTAATGTGCGTGTTCGTGGTCGTGGTGTTCGTGCTCTTCTACCGCAGCTCCAATGTAAGAGGCCGTCAGGATAGCAAAGATGAACGCCTGTAGGAAGGCTACCAACAACTCGATCAGGTTCATAAAGGCGGTAAACAAGCCACCGATGAATGCGCCTGTTGCAGCACCACCAACGCTTGCACCATTCTCACCAAACAAGAAGATCAAACCGATCAAACTGAGGATGATAATGTGACCTGCAGAAATGTTGGCAAACAAACGAATCATCAACGAGAACGGCTTGATGAAAAGTCCTAATACCTCTACGATAGTTAGAATTGGCTTTACGAACGTCGGTACACCCGGCATCCATACTACGTGCTCCCAGTAATGTCCGTTGCCATGGATATTAGTGATGATAAAGGCCAGTACAGCCAAAACCAAGGTCACAGCCAAATTACCCGTTACGTTGGCACCACCAGGGAAGAAAGGAATCAACCCTAGAAGGTTACAAAACAGGATAAAGAAGAACAAGGTCATGATAAACGGCTGAAAGCGCTCGTACTTAGGCCCGATCATCGGCTTCGTTACCTCATCACGAATAAAGGTAAAGAAAGGCTCGAAGAACGACTGAATGCCCGAAGGAGCTTTGCCTTCATTTTTCTTGTAACCTTTAGCAACAGCTCCCCAGATGAAGATCAACAGCAATGAAGCCAGGATCATGGTGAACACGTTCTTGGTAATAGAGAAATCGTAGAAAGAGGTTATACCTCCACCTAAAATACCACCATCTAAGGTAGATGGCTTGTCCAATTTCCAAAGTTCACCTTTCGCACAAGCGAAGTAAACGTCTTTCTCTTTGGTCTTTCCTTTGTCGTCGGTAATGGTTTCTACTTGGTGTAGAATGCCGTCAATGTGTACTTCGCCCATAGGGAAGCTGTCATCAGCAATACGATTGGCACGTCCATGGTTGAGAACATAACCATCAACAGCTGCATGTCCGTGGTGAAACATACTACTCGTACCTATTGTCCAGCCATGCTCAGGGGCATAAAGAAATACGGGGAGTGGAATATGAAGATCTTTCCACACGTGGAACTCGTTGGCATCAGCAATGTGATTCATTACTGTAGATACCGGATCGTACTCGCCATCCTCGGCATGATCGCCACAACCGCCGTGCTCACCTGGGGAGGTGGTAGCTGCGGCATCATGGGAATGATCATGACCATGCTCGTCATGATCGTGCTGAGCAAAAATGGGGCCTGACAATAGTGCCAGCACCACTACGAAAAGATAAGATGAGAAACGGGAAGATACTTTCACGCTACGTCGCTTTTTGGTCGTTTGTTAAAACCTGCGCAAAAGTAGATACTTTAACCCGTTTAAAAAAACTCCCTTTATCTTTTTTTAACACAAAGTAACCGGGAGGAAATACTGATAAACAGTAAGTTAGCAAGCAATACCCCTTTTTTACTTCCGGTACATTAGTCAGATGATGCGCAGAGCCGTCAATTGTTTGCTGAAAAAACTTTAGTGCAAAATATATATTGGCATTCTCGTTTTTATTCCGTCCTTGCCTTTCAGCTAATTATTCCGCCCACTTATCTTGTCCCGAGTATACTTTTATTTTACCTTGTTTGAAAATCCACCACCAAAGTTATTTTTGTTCCGTCACCAAAAGCAATGCCATGTACGGATTGATCATCGTTGTCTTTGTTCTAGGATACATTTTCATTGCTTTCGAGCATCCACTCAAAATTGACAAAGCGGCTTCCGCCATCCTTACGGGTGTACTTTGCTGGACGTTATTGGTCATCGGGCAAGAAGCCATTTTACCCGAAAGTGGTGAAGGGTTTATTGATGAAGCCATCCTCCATCATGTTGGAGAAATTGCGGAAATATTATTTTTCCTCCTCGGAGCGATGACTATTGTAGAACTCGTTGATGCTCATGAAGGTTTCGCCGTGGTGACCGCCCGTATTTCTACCACCAACAAGGTCAAACTTCTCTGGATTATTTGCATCGTCACCTTCTTTTTTTCGGCGGTACTCGACAATATGACTACAGCTATTGTGATGGCAGCCTTGTTGCGCAAACTCATTGTTAAAAAAGAGGATTTGTGGTTTTTCGCGGGTATGGTGGTACTTGCTGCTAATGCTGGCGGTGCCTGGTCGCCGATCGGAGATGTAACCACTATCATGCTCTGGATTGGAGGGCAAGTGACGGCACTTAATATCGTCATCGGCGTATTTTTACCTAGCTTGGTCTGTCTTATTGTGCCTTTGCTGGTAGTGACCTTTACCCAGAAGGGAGAAATTAAACGGGCCAAAAAAGCAGACCACGAATCCGTCTCCGGGCGGCCGACTCCAAAAGAGCAAGCGCTCATCTTTTGGCTGGGAGTAGCCGGTTTGTTGTTTGTACCGGTATTCAAAAACCTCACCCACCTTCCCCCATTCATGGGTATGTTGCTGAGTTTGGGGGTCTTGTGGGTAACCACCGAAATCCTGCATCGCGACAAAACTACCGATAATCGTCGGCACCTTTCTGTG is a window from the Lewinella sp. LCG006 genome containing:
- the atpE gene encoding ATP synthase F0 subunit C, with protein sequence MGAIGAGIAALGAGIGVGLIGSHAMDAIARQPEAVGDIRNNMIVTAALVEGAALFAIVVGLLAG
- the nhaD gene encoding sodium:proton antiporter NhaD; amino-acid sequence: MYGLIIVVFVLGYIFIAFEHPLKIDKAASAILTGVLCWTLLVIGQEAILPESGEGFIDEAILHHVGEIAEILFFLLGAMTIVELVDAHEGFAVVTARISTTNKVKLLWIICIVTFFFSAVLDNMTTAIVMAALLRKLIVKKEDLWFFAGMVVLAANAGGAWSPIGDVTTIMLWIGGQVTALNIVIGVFLPSLVCLIVPLLVVTFTQKGEIKRAKKADHESVSGRPTPKEQALIFWLGVAGLLFVPVFKNLTHLPPFMGMLLSLGVLWVTTEILHRDKTTDNRRHLSVAGVIRKVDTPSVLFFLGILLAVASLQTAGHLGQLATAMNEEIGNIYLINVLIGLLSSVVDNVPLVAGAMGMYPLSVYPTDATFWEFLAYCAGTGGSALIIGSAAGVAIMGILKIDFLWYFKKITWLALLGYFSGALVYYLLHAG
- the atpB gene encoding F0F1 ATP synthase subunit A, encoding MKVSSRFSSYLFVVVLALLSGPIFAQHDHDEHGHDHSHDAAATTSPGEHGGCGDHAEDGEYDPVSTVMNHIADANEFHVWKDLHIPLPVFLYAPEHGWTIGTSSMFHHGHAAVDGYVLNHGRANRIADDSFPMGEVHIDGILHQVETITDDKGKTKEKDVYFACAKGELWKLDKPSTLDGGILGGGITSFYDFSITKNVFTMILASLLLIFIWGAVAKGYKKNEGKAPSGIQSFFEPFFTFIRDEVTKPMIGPKYERFQPFIMTLFFFILFCNLLGLIPFFPGGANVTGNLAVTLVLAVLAFIITNIHGNGHYWEHVVWMPGVPTFVKPILTIVEVLGLFIKPFSLMIRLFANISAGHIIILSLIGLIFLFGENGASVGGAATGAFIGGLFTAFMNLIELLVAFLQAFIFAILTASYIGAAVEEHEHHDHEHAH
- the atpA gene encoding F0F1 ATP synthase subunit alpha, coding for MVDVKPDEISAILKQQLSGFDSATQLEEYGTVLEVGDGIARVYGLLNARAGELVEFETGVQAIVLNLEEDNVGVVMMGPSDGLREGSRVHRTGRIASINVGEGYLGRVVNPLGEPIDGKGEITGTTYEMPLERKAPGVIYRQPVNEPLQTGIKAIDAMIPIGRGQRELIIGDRQTGKTAIAIDTILNQKEFYDRGEPVYCIYVACGQKASTVAQVARVLEENGAMPYSVIVSSSAADPAPLQFYAPFAGASIGEFFRDTGRPALIIYDDLSKQAVAYREVSLLLRRPPGREAYPGDVFYLHSRLLERAAKVIADDGLAQNMNDLPDSLKEAGIVKGGGSLTALPIIETQAGDVSAYIPTNVISITDGQIFLESNLFNAGIRPAINVGISVSRVGGSAQIKSMKKVSGTLKLDQAQYRELEAFAKFGSDLDAATLSVIEKGKRNVEILKQPQYSPVAVEKQVAIIYLGTKGMLRDVPVEKVKEFEEFFLSEMERREQGVLDNFRAGKYQDEDLAKLEALAKELTAQYKK
- the atpG gene encoding ATP synthase F1 subunit gamma codes for the protein MANLKEVRDRIASVQNTQQITKAMKMVSAAKLRRAQDAITQMRPYANKLDSMLRNILSNLEGDAGTVFGQERPVERACIVVVTSNRGLCGAFNTNVIKAALAAMNGKFADVHARGNLTMLFIGKKGNEYFKKRYADSVNIISDYVNLFDDLSFDNTKKVATYLMDNFKDGRFDAVEVAYGEFRNAAIQNTVHVPFLPVPKVEMEEGDTNLRADYIFEPSKEGLLSHLVPSILQTQFHKFNLDTQASEHGARMTAMDSATENANDLLRDLKISYNKARQEAITNEILEIVGGAAALESA
- the atpF gene encoding F0F1 ATP synthase subunit B, producing MNIFLLADFSVIKPDPGLIFWTSIIFIVLWTVLGRMAFKPIQNALKKRDNDIQEALDEAKKAREEMSNVQAENQKLLTEAREERARMLKEAKETKDQIVKEAKDQAREEAKKIVTNAQQEIENQRKVAMAELKKEVGAMAIGIAEKVLRKQLAGDKEQEQFVNTLVDDIKLN
- the atpH gene encoding ATP synthase F1 subunit delta, whose product is MSVQRIAGRYAKSLLDLAREQNKLDRVLEDVKSFQAASKNRDFYLLLKSPIVNARKKLSILDALFKDKYDEMTMAFLRILVNKGREPYLPEVAEEFITQYKKIKHISTVKVTTAKPMTAAAMEALKAKLTVSDATAQSVEIETAVNPELIGGFILELDDKIYDASVAQKLEEVKRSLLS